One genomic segment of Caloranaerobacter ferrireducens includes these proteins:
- a CDS encoding pyridoxal phosphate-dependent aminotransferase — MKLSKRILSMQESPIRKLVPIAEGAKRKGKKVYHLNIGQPDIETPDSFFKAIKSFDQKVLAYTNSQGIPELINSFINYYKKYDIHFEEDEILITNGGSEALLFALLAICDYGDEVLVPEPFYTNYNGFGNSAGIKVIPITTRAEDGFHLPKKEVIVNLITDRTKAILLSNPGNPTGVIYTPEEVNMIRDIAKENDLFIIADEVYREFVYDDFKYISFAHLDDIKDRVVIIDSVSKRYSACGARIGSIASKNKELIRQVLKLCQSRLCVATIEQIGASELVNVPDNYFKEVVEEYRKRRDVVYEALSKMEGVICRKPHGAFYVIAKLPVENAEDFVKWLLSDFDVDNETVMVAPAEGFYATEGLGKDEIRISYVLNENDLKKAMNILKEGLIEYKKINTK, encoded by the coding sequence ATGAAGCTTTCTAAAAGAATTTTATCAATGCAAGAATCGCCAATTAGAAAATTAGTTCCTATTGCTGAGGGAGCTAAAAGAAAAGGTAAAAAAGTTTATCATTTAAACATTGGTCAGCCTGATATTGAAACTCCTGATTCCTTTTTTAAAGCTATTAAGAGCTTTGACCAAAAAGTATTAGCTTATACTAATTCACAAGGAATACCTGAGTTAATTAATAGTTTTATTAATTATTATAAAAAGTATGATATTCATTTTGAAGAAGATGAGATTCTTATAACAAATGGTGGTAGTGAAGCATTATTATTTGCTTTATTGGCAATTTGTGATTATGGAGATGAAGTATTAGTTCCGGAGCCATTTTACACAAATTATAATGGATTTGGTAATTCAGCAGGAATTAAAGTAATTCCAATAACAACGAGAGCAGAGGACGGTTTTCATTTACCAAAGAAAGAAGTAATAGTAAATTTAATTACAGACAGGACTAAAGCTATTTTATTATCTAACCCTGGTAATCCGACTGGAGTTATTTATACACCAGAAGAAGTAAACATGATTAGAGATATAGCAAAGGAAAACGATTTATTTATTATAGCTGACGAAGTTTATAGAGAATTTGTATATGATGATTTTAAATATATAAGTTTCGCACACTTAGATGATATTAAAGATAGAGTAGTTATAATAGATAGCGTATCAAAAAGATATAGTGCTTGTGGAGCAAGAATTGGTTCAATTGCAAGTAAGAATAAAGAATTAATTAGACAGGTTTTAAAACTATGTCAAAGTAGACTTTGTGTTGCAACAATAGAGCAAATAGGTGCATCTGAGCTAGTTAATGTACCTGATAACTATTTCAAAGAGGTTGTTGAAGAATATAGAAAAAGAAGAGATGTTGTATATGAAGCATTATCTAAAATGGAAGGTGTAATATGCAGAAAACCACATGGAGCTTTTTATGTGATTGCCAAATTACCAGTAGAAAATGCGGAAGATTTTGTTAAATGGTTATTAAGTGATTTTGATGTAGATAATGAAACAGTTATGGTGGCACCTGCTGAAGGGTTTTATGCAACAGAAGGTTTAGGTAAGGATGAGATAAGAATATCATATGTTTTAAATGAAAATGATTTGAAAAAGGCGATGAATATTTTAAAAGAAGGTCTTATTGAATACAAAAAAATTAACACCAAATAG
- the mutS gene encoding DNA mismatch repair protein MutS, whose protein sequence is MKNLTPMMQQYLKIKEKYKDAILFFRLGDFYEMFFDDAILASKELEITLTGRECGNKERAPMCGIPFHSADSYIAKLVKKGYKVAICEQIEDPSKSKGIVKRDVVRIITPGTITDTKILEDKNNNYLCSIYMDATGIGISYVDVTTGELYTTEFIGNEKQLINTLFDELAKIRPTEIILNDYLYNKKDIVKKIENKFNSITNLYSNWTYEYNAAKEVILNQMSVLSLDGYGLNKKIYSVPSLGSLIYYLNETQKTSLEHLNHVTFYTVDNFMMLDINTRINLELTETIRGKNKKGSLFGLLDCTSTAMGGRMLKRWIEEPLISIKEIKKRLDAVDYLFNNFLIVDEIKELLKNVYDIERIIGKIVYGTCNARDLISLKKSVSILPNIKKILQETSSDLLLSLGKELDTLKDVYELIENAIIDEPPISVKEGNIIKNEYSKELFELREAAIKGKEWIYKLEQNERERTGIKSLKVGYNKVFGYYIEITKSNLKYVPNEYIRKQTLANSERYVTPELKEMESKILGAEDKIVKLEYDIFLNIRETIKNQIKRIQESAKIIAILDVLCAFAITAYKNNYTKPKLNLDGIIQIKNGRHPVVEKMLEENLFIPNDTYLDNGKNRIAIITGPNMAGKSTYMRQVALITLMAHIGSFVPADDANIGIVDRIFTRVGASDNLSQGQSTFMVEMSEVANILNNGTTNSLIILDEIGRGTSTFDGLSIAWAVIEYISDKIGAKTLFATHYHELSELEGKIEGVNNFRILVKEKGDDIIFLRKIGKGSADKSYGIQVAKLAGVPIEVIKKAKEILLKLEETDINNTALTIDENIDKNINVCNVNKVDEYQLDIFNLKYNNFIDRIKSIDIMKVTPLDAINILYEIVKEANEL, encoded by the coding sequence TTGAAAAATTTAACACCAATGATGCAACAATACTTAAAAATAAAAGAGAAATATAAAGATGCAATTTTATTTTTTAGACTTGGTGACTTTTACGAAATGTTCTTTGATGATGCAATTCTAGCCTCTAAAGAACTAGAAATCACATTAACAGGTAGAGAATGTGGTAACAAAGAAAGAGCCCCTATGTGTGGAATACCATTTCATTCTGCTGATTCTTATATAGCTAAACTTGTAAAAAAAGGTTACAAAGTAGCTATATGTGAACAAATAGAAGACCCATCAAAATCAAAAGGTATTGTTAAAAGAGATGTAGTTAGGATAATTACACCTGGTACTATAACGGATACAAAAATTCTAGAAGACAAAAATAATAACTATCTTTGTAGTATATATATGGACGCAACTGGAATAGGAATTTCATACGTTGATGTTACTACAGGTGAATTATATACGACTGAATTTATAGGTAATGAAAAACAATTAATTAACACATTATTTGATGAATTAGCTAAAATTCGCCCTACTGAAATAATATTAAATGACTACTTATATAATAAAAAAGATATTGTAAAAAAAATTGAAAATAAATTTAATTCAATTACTAACCTTTATAGTAATTGGACTTATGAATATAATGCTGCTAAAGAAGTAATTTTAAATCAAATGTCAGTTCTATCTTTAGATGGATATGGTTTAAATAAAAAAATTTATTCTGTACCATCGTTAGGTTCTCTTATTTATTATTTAAATGAAACACAAAAAACATCATTAGAACATTTAAATCATGTTACTTTTTATACAGTAGACAATTTTATGATGCTAGATATCAATACACGTATAAATCTAGAACTTACTGAAACAATAAGAGGGAAAAATAAAAAAGGTTCTTTATTTGGTTTACTTGATTGCACATCAACAGCAATGGGCGGTAGAATGTTAAAAAGATGGATTGAAGAACCTTTAATAAGTATTAAAGAAATTAAAAAAAGATTAGATGCTGTAGATTATCTATTTAATAATTTTTTAATTGTAGATGAAATAAAAGAACTTCTAAAAAATGTATATGATATTGAGAGAATAATAGGTAAAATTGTATATGGAACTTGTAATGCTAGAGATTTAATTTCTCTAAAAAAGTCTGTATCAATTCTTCCAAATATTAAAAAAATATTACAGGAAACATCTTCAGACTTACTTTTATCCTTAGGTAAAGAATTAGATACTTTAAAAGATGTATATGAACTCATAGAAAATGCAATTATTGATGAACCTCCTATATCTGTTAAAGAGGGTAATATTATTAAAAATGAATATAGTAAAGAATTATTTGAACTTAGAGAAGCAGCTATTAAGGGAAAGGAATGGATATATAAATTAGAGCAAAACGAAAGAGAAAGAACTGGAATCAAATCATTAAAAGTAGGATATAATAAGGTTTTTGGATATTATATAGAAATAACAAAATCTAATTTAAAGTATGTTCCTAATGAATATATTAGAAAACAGACACTTGCTAACTCAGAAAGATATGTTACTCCTGAATTAAAAGAAATGGAGTCTAAAATACTCGGTGCTGAAGATAAAATAGTCAAATTAGAATATGATATTTTCTTAAATATCAGAGAAACAATTAAAAATCAAATAAAAAGGATACAAGAAAGTGCCAAAATTATAGCAATTTTAGATGTTCTCTGTGCATTTGCAATAACTGCATATAAAAATAATTACACAAAACCAAAACTTAATTTAGATGGGATAATTCAGATTAAAAATGGAAGACACCCAGTAGTAGAGAAAATGTTAGAAGAAAATTTATTTATACCAAATGATACTTATCTTGATAATGGTAAAAATAGAATTGCTATAATTACGGGACCTAATATGGCTGGCAAATCTACATATATGAGACAAGTCGCACTTATTACTTTGATGGCACATATAGGTTCATTTGTACCAGCTGATGATGCAAATATAGGAATAGTTGATAGAATATTCACTAGAGTAGGTGCATCTGATAATCTATCTCAAGGACAAAGTACCTTTATGGTTGAGATGAGTGAAGTAGCAAATATACTCAATAATGGGACTACAAATAGTTTAATAATCTTAGATGAAATAGGTAGGGGTACTAGTACTTTTGATGGCTTAAGTATTGCATGGGCAGTAATTGAATATATTAGTGATAAAATAGGAGCTAAAACTCTTTTCGCAACTCACTACCACGAACTTAGTGAATTAGAAGGTAAGATAGAAGGAGTAAATAATTTTCGTATATTAGTTAAAGAAAAAGGTGATGACATTATCTTTCTTAGAAAAATAGGTAAAGGAAGTGCAGATAAAAGCTACGGTATACAAGTAGCCAAACTAGCAGGTGTGCCTATAGAGGTAATCAAAAAAGCAAAAGAAATTTTACTCAAATTAGAAGAAACAGATATTAACAATACTGCATTAACAATTGATGAAAATATAGATAAAAATATAAATGTATGTAATGTTAATAAAGTAGATGAATATCAACTAGATATTTTTAACTTAAAATATAATAATTTTATTGATAGAATAAAATCTATTGATATAATGAAAGTAACTCCTCTTGATGCAATAAATATTTTATATGAGATTGTAAAGGAGGCAAACGAATTATAG
- a CDS encoding potassium channel family protein — MKYNKICFIYVAKGVVKITNLTIYIRKLHISLKTTKVYKAILLVIFFIIISSVLFYLIENNKNQNINSLWDALWWGFVTSTTVGYGDIYPTTKLGRIVAIFLMIIGIGSFGFSTASIASVFVERNLKKGMGLLDVNFSNHIVIFGWNYQAKSIVEELLREDEKLKIVLVANISHNPYDNDNVYYIKGDPTTDTVLKRANIKYAKSAIVLADRSLENSEMIDARSVLICLAVSKINPNIHLVSEVIDQKNLIHFKRANVNETIISTQFESKIMMRCALYKGVSKAIKELLTNSYGNELYEVTVDKKYIGKTYEKIAIEFLNKGATLIGIYRDNKVFLNPSRNTILKVKDSLIYIAEDKIF; from the coding sequence ATGAAGTATAATAAAATATGTTTTATTTATGTTGCTAAAGGGGTGGTAAAAATCACGAATTTAACTATATATATTAGAAAACTTCATATTTCACTTAAAACAACAAAAGTTTATAAAGCGATTTTATTAGTAATATTTTTCATAATAATTAGTTCTGTTTTATTTTATTTAATAGAAAATAATAAGAACCAAAATATCAATTCTTTGTGGGATGCATTATGGTGGGGATTTGTAACAAGTACAACAGTTGGTTATGGAGATATTTATCCAACAACCAAACTTGGTCGTATAGTAGCTATATTTTTGATGATTATAGGTATTGGTTCCTTTGGGTTTTCTACAGCTTCAATAGCTTCTGTGTTTGTGGAAAGGAACTTAAAAAAGGGGATGGGCTTATTGGATGTTAACTTTAGTAATCATATAGTTATTTTTGGTTGGAATTATCAAGCAAAATCTATTGTTGAAGAATTATTGAGAGAGGATGAAAAACTAAAAATTGTTTTAGTAGCTAATATTTCTCATAATCCATATGATAATGATAATGTTTATTATATAAAAGGAGATCCTACAACAGATACTGTTTTAAAAAGAGCTAATATTAAATATGCTAAATCGGCAATTGTACTAGCAGATAGAAGCTTAGAAAATAGTGAAATGATAGATGCTAGATCTGTGCTGATATGTTTAGCTGTAAGTAAAATTAATCCAAATATTCATTTAGTATCAGAAGTTATTGATCAAAAAAACTTAATACATTTTAAGCGCGCTAATGTTAATGAAACTATAATTAGTACACAATTTGAGAGTAAAATCATGATGAGATGTGCATTGTATAAAGGTGTAAGTAAAGCTATAAAAGAGTTGCTTACTAATTCTTATGGAAACGAGCTTTATGAGGTAACCGTTGATAAAAAGTATATAGGAAAGACCTATGAGAAAATTGCTATTGAGTTTTTAAACAAAGGAGCAACTCTCATAGGTATATATAGAGATAATAAAGTTTTTTTAAACCCTAGTAGAAATACAATTTTAAAAGTAAAAGATAGTTTGATATATATTGCAGAAGATAAAATTTTCTAA
- the miaB gene encoding tRNA (N6-isopentenyl adenosine(37)-C2)-methylthiotransferase MiaB — protein sequence MNKVNNLQKRKYYIETWGCQMNEHDSEKMSGILENIGYIETNTPKEADLIIFNTCLVRENAELKVYGNLGHLKTLKSKKPEMLIAVCGCMMQKKEIRNLIKEKYSHVDIVFGTHNIHRLPELIANARQSSKMIIDVWDDSENVIEGLPAKRKYSFKAFVNVMHGCNNFCTYCIVPYTRGREKSRLPEDILKEINELAAQGCKEVTLLGQNVNSYGKTLDKKVSFAQLLRMVNEVEGIERIRFTTSHPKDLSDELILAIKECDKICEHIHLPFQAGSNKILKAMNRKYTKEHYLNLIEKIKKEIPDIAITTDIIVGFPGETEEDFEETLDVVRKVKFDSAFTFLYSIRKGTPAAEMKNQVPEDIKHKRFQRLLDTIYPISLEINQKLKDKIVEVLVEEISKTDKTKVTGRTRTNKVVHFPGDKNLIGKLVNVKITNPKTWTLEGELID from the coding sequence TTGAACAAAGTAAACAATCTACAGAAAAGAAAATACTATATAGAAACTTGGGGTTGTCAAATGAATGAACACGATTCTGAAAAGATGTCTGGAATTTTAGAAAATATTGGCTATATTGAAACTAATACACCCAAAGAAGCAGATTTAATCATTTTTAATACATGCCTTGTAAGAGAAAATGCCGAACTTAAGGTTTATGGTAATCTTGGTCATTTAAAAACACTAAAAAGTAAAAAACCGGAAATGTTGATTGCAGTTTGTGGCTGTATGATGCAAAAAAAGGAAATAAGAAATTTAATTAAAGAAAAATACAGTCATGTAGATATAGTATTTGGCACTCACAATATACACAGATTGCCAGAATTAATCGCTAATGCAAGACAAAGTTCTAAAATGATAATAGACGTTTGGGATGACTCAGAAAACGTAATAGAAGGATTACCAGCTAAAAGGAAATATAGTTTTAAAGCTTTTGTAAATGTTATGCATGGTTGTAATAACTTCTGTACTTATTGTATTGTTCCATATACAAGAGGTCGCGAAAAAAGTAGACTTCCAGAAGATATTTTAAAAGAAATTAATGAACTTGCAGCACAAGGTTGTAAAGAAGTGACTTTACTAGGCCAAAATGTAAATTCTTATGGTAAAACCTTAGATAAAAAAGTAAGTTTTGCACAATTATTAAGAATGGTTAATGAAGTAGAAGGTATAGAAAGGATCAGATTTACTACATCTCATCCTAAAGATCTTTCTGATGAACTAATATTGGCTATTAAAGAATGTGATAAGATTTGTGAGCATATACATTTACCATTTCAAGCAGGTAGTAACAAAATATTAAAAGCTATGAATAGAAAATACACAAAAGAACATTATCTAAATTTAATCGAGAAAATCAAAAAAGAAATACCTGATATTGCTATAACAACTGATATAATCGTAGGTTTTCCTGGAGAAACAGAAGAAGACTTCGAAGAAACTTTAGATGTAGTTAGAAAAGTAAAGTTTGATTCAGCTTTTACATTTCTTTATTCAATAAGAAAAGGTACTCCAGCTGCAGAAATGAAAAATCAAGTTCCCGAAGATATTAAACATAAAAGATTCCAAAGACTATTAGATACTATTTATCCTATAAGCTTAGAAATTAATCAAAAGCTTAAAGATAAAATAGTTGAAGTCCTAGTTGAAGAAATAAGCAAAACTGATAAAACTAAAGTAACAGGAAGAACTAGGACAAACAAAGTTGTTCATTTCCCAGGAGACAAAAACCTAATAGGTAAATTAGTTAATGTTAAAATTACAAATCCTAAAACTTGGACTTTAGAAGGAGAATTAATAGACTAA